The Apibacter raozihei DNA segment TTACCTGAAATACGTAGCGCAATAATTCGTTGTATTGGTCTAAATGCTGCACTCCAATTTCACGAAATTGCAATTCTTTCCTAAGTTTTTTGTTAGCCATATAAGTATAATTCAGGCAGTAGATACGAAAAAGCTAGTTTACGGTAAATATACAAATTTTACTATTCCTCTGTTAGTGTCAAAAATTAGTGTTCCGAAGTTTCTGAATTTTTTTTCTTTTTAAGAACATTAAGTTTTGAGAAAAATAATTGATCAAGATGAGTTTTTTTAACAGATCTGGTTTTAAAAATAAGTAGGGGAAAAACAACACCAAAAGCAAGAGATAGCAAAGTAAAACCGGTTCTGGTAACTTTTTCGAGCATTTCTACCAAATAATTAAACTGTAGAGGTTCTCCTTCTTTTAATGTCATTACTTCAATTAATGAAATCATAAATTCATATCCGGGTTTTCCAGGAATAATATTAATAACTGCAGGTATCGTGAAAACAATAGGGGGTGTGTGTACTTTATGCGCAAAATAGACACCTAAAACTCCTACAAGACTTGCCGAAATAAAACTGGCAAATACAATTTGGTCGTCAAACCAATGTAGTAAAAAAGCTCTGCAGCTAAATCCCAGTCCACCTAAAACAGCAACTACCCACATAGATCGTCTGGGTGTCGTAAATATCACTGCAAAACCGAGAGATACCCACATTGACCAGAATATTTTTTCCCATACAGATACTTCAAGTGAAGTAAATAAATTAATGAAATCCATAACCAAATAGAAATAATGATAAAAATAAGCCCATTGCAATAACAAATATAAGTACAGATCCATGCACCCCTCTGGCTATACCTTGGGCTACATAACCTTCTAAAATATCAATAAAAGAATTGATAAGAGGAACTCCCGGAATTAAAAAAAGCACACTGGCTGCAAAAGCACTATTAAGATCTAATCCGGTTAAAATTCTGAAAATGTTTACAGTTGATACTGCTGTAAAAGAAGCTAAAGCAAATACTATAAATATATTAAATTTTTTTTCTGTGAAAAATTGCCGGATAATAAGCCCTAGTACAGTTGCCAGAAAAGTAATTAAAAATTCTGGCCAGCTTCCACCCAAAATACGGCTAAGGCTGGCACCCGCTAAACCTACAAATAACCATATGCTAGGTTTTGAGTAGTGTCGGATTTTTTTTATTCGGTTAAAATGTTCATTTACCTGGTATGCATCCAGTTTTTCATTAACTACTCTCCATGATAAAATGCTTATCTCAGATATAATTTCAAAATTGACTCCTATATTTGGAATAGCCCTTACTATTGTATGCATTTCGTTGGTTTCTTTATTTCTCACGCTTAAGACTACCCCGGAAAGAGAAAAGAAAAAGTCGGCTTCATAGCCCAGACCTTGTGCAATTCTTTGGGTATTTTTCAACGTTCGGGAGGTGTTGGCTCCATTCATCATTAGCGTTATCGCTACTTCAGATAAGAATTCTCCAACAAATTTTATTTCTATTGAGGAATTATTCATATATAATTAAGATATAGAAATGCAAAATTAATAACAACAACGACTAGTTTTCATATAAAAACGATAAACATGATAACAATCACAAAATTTGTACAGTTTTTGCATTGTAATAGATTACGTTAATGGTTATTATTAAATTTGTTTACAACCTAAAGAATTAGATTATGAAAAATATTGCATTAGTTTCATTACTTTATTTATTAATAAGCTGTCAGACCAATAACCTGGCAGTTGATTATGACCAGTCGTTTAACTTTAATAATGTTAAAACCTATAATTATTACAACGATAATAATTTAAAGGTTAATCAAATAGATAGTGCAAACTTTATAAGGAATTTAGATCAGGCTTTATACTCCAAAGGTTTGGTAAAAGATATAAACAATCCAGATATATTGATAGCTGTTCAGGTTTATAATCAGGCAGAGAATAGGACTTCGAACATTGCTAGCATTGGATTAGGGGGTGGTAGCAGGTGGTTTGGACTTGGTACGAGTGTAGGTATACCAATTCGTAAGAAAGTAATGAATTATTCTTTTCAAATAGATTTTGATGATGCTATAACCAAAAAGCTGATATGGACAGGACAGACGGTAAATACAATTTCGTATAATGCTACATCAGAAGCTAAAAACTCTTTTTATACATCCAATATACAATCACTATTAAAAAAATATCCCCCTCAAATGAATAGTAAAAAGACTAAGTCTAAGAAAAGTAATTATTACAATTGATTTGCAATTTAATAGATAAACATAAAGCTCTATCCTTAAGGATAGAGCTTTTTTCTTATACTAAGCAGTAAATTTTTTTTTACATTCTTTATTTAACAGTTTAAATTTTTAGCGTTTTTAGTAAAATATATTTGTTTACTAAATAGTATATTTTATTAAACTCACAGAATATAAGTACT contains these protein-coding regions:
- a CDS encoding threonine/serine exporter family protein, whose translation is MDFINLFTSLEVSVWEKIFWSMWVSLGFAVIFTTPRRSMWVVAVLGGLGFSCRAFLLHWFDDQIVFASFISASLVGVLGVYFAHKVHTPPIVFTIPAVINIIPGKPGYEFMISLIEVMTLKEGEPLQFNYLVEMLEKVTRTGFTLLSLAFGVVFPLLIFKTRSVKKTHLDQLFFSKLNVLKKKKNSETSEH
- a CDS encoding threonine/serine exporter family protein; translated protein: MNNSSIEIKFVGEFLSEVAITLMMNGANTSRTLKNTQRIAQGLGYEADFFFSLSGVVLSVRNKETNEMHTIVRAIPNIGVNFEIISEISILSWRVVNEKLDAYQVNEHFNRIKKIRHYSKPSIWLFVGLAGASLSRILGGSWPEFLITFLATVLGLIIRQFFTEKKFNIFIVFALASFTAVSTVNIFRILTGLDLNSAFAASVLFLIPGVPLINSFIDILEGYVAQGIARGVHGSVLIFVIAMGLFLSLFLFGYGFH
- a CDS encoding DUF4136 domain-containing protein, with the protein product MKNIALVSLLYLLISCQTNNLAVDYDQSFNFNNVKTYNYYNDNNLKVNQIDSANFIRNLDQALYSKGLVKDINNPDILIAVQVYNQAENRTSNIASIGLGGGSRWFGLGTSVGIPIRKKVMNYSFQIDFDDAITKKLIWTGQTVNTISYNATSEAKNSFYTSNIQSLLKKYPPQMNSKKTKSKKSNYYN